Part of the Woronichinia naegeliana WA131 genome, ATTAACGAACTCACTTAAACCGTCTGGTCCTTCCAAATAGTCAAAAAAGGTTTGTAGAGGAACGCGGCTACCAACAAAAACAGGAGTTCCACTCATAATTTCTGGATCAGAGTGGATTACCTCTTCTCTTTCTAATATACTAACAAGTTGCATATTTCTGGCTAATTAGATGTTATTTTCATTGTAGCTCATGCTCTCCGATATTTTAAGCAAGGATAATTCAAAATTATTATTTTAAAAACGCGATCGCCTTTTCTAAACCATTCATCTCAATCCAATTCTTACTGAAACTGAGATAACAACCAAGCCCCAACCTCGGCTTGATTCGTTTGGCGACTACGCTGTAAAGCCTCCTCTAAAACAGCAACTTCCAATTTAGGCAAAACTTGAGAAACCTGAATCCGTTGACTGCCCTGATTCATCATCGAATAAGCCAACAATTGAGCCTCTTGAACATCCACTACCCAATATTCATTAACCCCTAACTCTTCATATAAAGAGCGTTTTGTCCCCAAGTCATCTAACAACGAAGATCGTGCAATTTCAATCGCTAAATTAGGCGAAGGATATTGATCCAAATTCACGATCCCTGTTCCCGATGGAATGGTTTTAGCATTTTCCCCCAAATAATAAGCTACATCAGGCTGACATTCTCGCACACCTATTTTACGAAAAGTCGTTGTATCTAAACCCGTCGCAGGAATTTGTTTCAGCGCAACAAATAAATTCACAGCAAAAATAATAATTACATGATCCTGACCATGATCAAAGCTAACGGGTGACATCTCAATCCTCATATGTCCTTTATAATAGTAGCCCTTGGCTTGTTGATAAATCGGATCATTTAACTGATTAATATAATCATCCCAGGTCGCCAAAACCCAAGAATCTGTGCGGGGTTTAACTTGTAAACTGGTCATCCCTTAACCCTCCTGTAAAAATGAGAAATTTTGTGGTTTAGCGAAATCAATAAACATCTCAGCAATTTCATCTAAAAATAAATAATTGTCGAACAATTTCTTCTGGTTTAGCTGGCCGTTCCTTACCATCTACAAAATCTTGCAAATAACCTTTACCCTTACGATCAAATTATTGAATCGCTAATTTTTCTTGCCCATCAAAAATCGTCAGTGCGTAATCTGTCCCCTTAAGAACGTCAGAAATCGTATATTTTGGCTCATTATCGTTATCCATAAAACTTAAATCCACAAGAATCAGTGTTTTTCGCTTAATCTATAAAAAGTGATTAAATACGACACTTTATAATATTAGCATAATGCGATCGCTCCTGAGAACACAATTAAGATGAGGTCTGCGTAAATAAATTATCTGGATTTATTACTGTTACGGGCGGAAGACTTTTTTCTTGCTAGAGATTTCCTTGTGTGAATCAAAATAATCTTGTAAACCATGAATTGTATAGAGTTGCTGAGGGGGGACTAAATTCCAAACCGCAGGAACAACATCCAGTAACCACCAATTAAATAAGTCTCTGCAATTCTCTGACCCAGGGAAAATAGCATAACCTTGAAAACAGTCATCTAAGATTTCTAATAACGCATTTTGTGACAAGCTGGGTACGAGAGTTTTAACAAGATTTTTAAATACATCAAATGCTTCGTCAATTTCTTGAAGTCCAAAGGAAATTTCAGGAAATAGTTTCTCTAAATCTTTTTCTATTTTTGCTATTAGTTTCTTTTGATCAAGTAAATTGTTGTTGACTTTTTTCTGAATTAATAGATAATTAATCAATTGAAAAACTTTTTGACTCCTGTTGTCCTTATGCAATTTCTTTTTTATTGTAGGCTCAACAGCATCAGCCATAATTAATGCCATATAAAGATAGCGTTTTTGAGTTAATAATTCATCCTTATCTTTTAAATTATTTAAAATCTTAAGACACATATCATCTAACGAAATTTTTCCAGCATTTTTCTCATATAATTCTTCATATTTTTCTTGACAAGCAAAATTAAGCAACTCCCTTAATGTTGGAGGAATATTTGACAAACAAGAATCTGATTTTATGGAATACTTTAATAATATAGTCATGGTAGTTGTTCTCCTATTAAATTAGGGATAGGGGTAGTCTCAAAATACTTATAGTCTAATATCAGCAAAAATTTTCTCAAATTGCCGAATAATTTCTGAGCAACTTCTACAGGGTTGTCTTTCTGTATAAAGATAAAGCTTTCCTTGAATAATTTTAGGGTTAATAGTCTCCAAAGTCTCTGCAAGAGCAAAAAGGGCTTTGTATTCAGCATCTTTATCTCTTAAATAATCATCTACAATCGGTTGAAAATGGCCACCTTCAGATCGGGCGTTGGGTTTTGGAGTTGGGCTTTTCGTTCCACCTCTAGAAGTAGCAGCCGTGCCAATAACAGTACCATTTGTAAGATGTAATTCAATGATAGCAACATTAGCTTTAGGAAAAGGTTTGTCAAGATAAATTTTGCGAACTAAAGCCGCATCCGCCTGTAAACGCTTTTTAATATTGTCCATTAATAAAGCCTATTTCATATCAGCGATCGCCTGTCGGGCCATAGAAGCAATCCCTTGATCCGTTGCCTTTGGTAATTGATAATATTTACCGCTGAAGATGAAGAATGAGGACAAGGTTTATCCAAGGGTGATTTTAGCTCGTTTGATCCCTTCGATCATTAAATCAACGGCTAATCCTGCCTGTAAGACAGCAAAAACCCAGCCCACAATGACGAGGGTAATAATATTAACTTTTTGGACAATGACTTTAGCGAAAATCATTCCTAGCCAGTTTAGCAAAATGATCAATAACAACAACGCAAAAATACTGATTTGCCGTTTAATGTCCCCCTCAGCTTGACTAGTCGCCACTAAAATTGCCACAATACCGTAGGGGGTGATAATTGCGGGAATAGTTAAAGGGTTAATAGCGATCGCGGGAATATTCTCTTCAGTATAGG contains:
- a CDS encoding Uma2 family endonuclease, translating into MTSLQVKPRTDSWVLATWDDYINQLNDPIYQQAKGYYYKGHMRIEMSPVSFDHGQDHVIIIFAVNLFVALKQIPATGLDTTTFRKIGVRECQPDVAYYLGENAKTIPSGTGIVNLDQYPSPNLAIEIARSSLLDDLGTKRSLYEELGVNEYWVVDVQEAQLLAYSMMNQGSQRIQVSQVLPKLEVAVLEEALQRSRQTNQAEVGAWLLSQFQ
- a CDS encoding DUF433 domain-containing protein; its protein translation is MQLVSILEREEVIHSDPEIMSGTPVFVGSRVPLQTFFDYLEGPDGLSEFVNDFPYLEKLAVKVLENVAKLVIIEARQNNAYLVR